A part of Misgurnus anguillicaudatus chromosome 6, ASM2758022v2, whole genome shotgun sequence genomic DNA contains:
- the cdkn1bb gene encoding cyclin dependent kinase inhibitor 1Bb, with the protein MSNVRLSNGSPTMERMQARLSDQPKPSACRNLFGPVDREELKKDFQRHMKAMEDSSADAWNFDFSAHTPRPGGRFQWEALDICTVPGFYSRSERRKGSGVNDCSTGNNNNDNDVDVNGNHDCRVTEETPETPGDQRKRASSCFDSSCQSKRPHICVDEVTRTPRKPKKPRKPPSPTPT; encoded by the exons ATGTCCAACGTTCGCCTGTCTAACGGCAGCCCGACGATGGAGCGCATGCAGGCTCGGTTGTCCGATCAGCCCAAACCGTCTGCGTGTCGGAATCTGTTCGGCCCGGTGGATCGTGAAGAATTAAAGAAGGATTTCCAGCGCCACATGAAGGCGATGGAGGACTCGTCGGCGGACGCGTGGAACTTCGACTTCTCCGCGCACACGCCGCGACCCGGTGGGAGATTTCAGTGGGAAGCGCTGGATATTTGCACGGTGCCCGGTTTTTACAGCAGGTCGGAGCGGAGGAAAGGCTCGGGTGTTAACGATTGCTCGACTGGGAATAATAATAACGACAATGATGTggatgtaaatgggaatcacgACTGTCGGGTAACGGAGGAGACGCCCGAAACACCCGGAGATCAGAGGAAAAGAGCGTCCAGCTGCTTcg acTCGTCCTGTCAAAGCAAGCGGCCGCACATCTGTGTGGATGAAGTGACCCGGACGCCCAGAAAACCCAAAAAACCAAGGAAACCTCCCAGCCCGACACCCACATAA